One genomic window of Arthrobacter caoxuetaonis includes the following:
- a CDS encoding AAA family ATPase, whose protein sequence is MTSGKTDVALVGRDSVLHKLKSERDGRRGVLIVGPAGSGKTALAEALAESASGFYVLKLHGTQVSRKTPYGAMARWLSQLPDAGQLHPVQVLQEVQRFLQLQAGKAPLLVVVDDADQLDAPSALVLSQLVRGGNATVIATARDVLNAEPEILELWSHGYLQRTDLEPLPPSGVRALMQHVLGRPVSEPAGTAMWIQTRGNPHHTILMTKDQVKAKRLVLSDGVWVMARSYVHTGSIAELFSAEVARLRPEQLRAVEILAFTKSLPVPLMLELSAPETLDSLQESGVVELTTGRTPMMRLNDPLLATVVSENVPLGRSHQLWQQVTPHIKREVELDPATVTAYVSWSLACEGPPHPDLVLRAAKLANGMGRPCAALLYAQSVAGDGPHQDLLIEEVRALNALGENQRALSILRQSEEGFRATRWERWTELMLLKAVLLRSLPKEGNAQEVLDGLRPPPGTGYPAEREAALTLVQAEVWMAGGDYHAAVEPLLGIRDRRDTPERFRALSTAMAAESLAMTGRAEEAVELIEQSWELLQAPMEAADQSTLVTRVFYAFYAAGELDRASGFVQALSDGIPESYRGTAGELAKGFIHAAAGENDAALDVLVPGLCQLRFRDPADLLPLAAALVSYVYAQRGDAVQAAAYLDLAPRFRHKPSWHVEKISEYFRTIAQESGAAPQRLTQMAEEANQRGNTSFALACLEAAVSQGDQRAAAELAGVAGAASGRWAEALKAYGQGVADGDPRLLLEAAQGAAALGNHRLAYLAAQLVRKQGGATPAPSVLRSAAGVENNAYRKLRREHSLERMLEGLSDFEARLVHLARGFQTRTEIAGELNLSARTVDWHLGKLFEKLRVSGRSELREILG, encoded by the coding sequence ATGACATCCGGCAAGACAGACGTAGCACTTGTTGGCCGGGACTCCGTTCTCCACAAGCTCAAATCAGAACGTGACGGTCGCCGGGGCGTCCTGATCGTCGGCCCGGCCGGAAGCGGGAAGACGGCATTGGCAGAAGCCCTTGCCGAGAGCGCGTCAGGCTTTTATGTCCTCAAACTGCACGGGACACAGGTTTCGCGCAAAACCCCTTACGGCGCCATGGCCAGGTGGCTGAGCCAACTTCCCGATGCCGGCCAGCTGCATCCAGTACAGGTGCTGCAGGAGGTGCAGCGTTTTTTGCAGCTGCAAGCCGGCAAAGCACCGCTCCTGGTAGTTGTGGATGACGCAGACCAGCTCGACGCCCCTTCGGCCCTTGTTCTTTCCCAGTTGGTGCGGGGCGGAAACGCTACCGTCATAGCCACGGCCAGGGATGTCCTCAACGCCGAGCCGGAAATCCTTGAACTCTGGTCTCACGGCTATCTCCAGAGGACAGATCTTGAGCCCCTGCCGCCAAGCGGCGTCCGTGCACTCATGCAACACGTGCTGGGCCGTCCCGTATCAGAGCCCGCCGGGACAGCGATGTGGATTCAGACCCGAGGCAATCCGCACCACACCATCCTGATGACGAAAGACCAGGTAAAGGCGAAGCGGCTGGTTCTTTCGGACGGCGTCTGGGTAATGGCCCGCTCCTATGTACATACAGGTTCCATCGCGGAGCTCTTTTCCGCTGAGGTGGCCAGGCTCCGGCCGGAGCAGCTCAGGGCAGTGGAAATACTGGCCTTCACCAAGAGTTTGCCGGTGCCGCTCATGCTGGAGCTGTCAGCGCCCGAAACTCTGGACTCACTGCAGGAATCCGGCGTGGTCGAACTTACCACCGGCAGGACTCCGATGATGCGGTTGAACGATCCGCTGCTGGCCACGGTTGTCTCCGAAAACGTGCCCCTGGGACGCAGCCATCAGCTGTGGCAGCAGGTAACACCCCATATCAAGCGCGAAGTGGAACTGGACCCTGCTACCGTCACTGCCTATGTCTCATGGTCGCTGGCCTGCGAGGGCCCGCCGCACCCGGACCTCGTGCTGCGTGCTGCCAAGCTGGCGAACGGAATGGGCAGGCCTTGCGCCGCACTGCTCTACGCCCAGTCCGTCGCCGGAGACGGACCGCACCAGGACCTGCTGATTGAGGAAGTCCGTGCCCTGAACGCCCTGGGCGAGAACCAGCGCGCGTTGAGCATCCTCAGGCAATCCGAAGAGGGCTTTCGGGCCACCCGGTGGGAACGATGGACCGAGCTGATGCTGCTCAAGGCTGTCCTGCTGCGCAGCCTGCCAAAAGAAGGCAACGCGCAGGAGGTCCTGGACGGGCTGCGTCCACCGCCGGGGACTGGCTATCCTGCCGAGAGGGAGGCAGCCCTCACCTTGGTGCAGGCGGAGGTGTGGATGGCCGGCGGCGACTATCACGCGGCCGTCGAGCCCCTGCTGGGCATCCGTGACCGCCGGGATACTCCCGAGAGGTTCAGGGCCCTGTCGACTGCCATGGCGGCAGAATCACTGGCTATGACAGGACGGGCGGAGGAGGCTGTAGAGCTGATCGAGCAGTCATGGGAACTGCTGCAGGCTCCGATGGAAGCTGCTGACCAGAGTACTCTGGTGACCCGCGTCTTCTATGCCTTCTACGCGGCAGGAGAACTGGACCGCGCCTCCGGCTTCGTTCAAGCGCTGAGTGACGGAATCCCTGAATCCTACCGGGGAACTGCCGGTGAACTGGCCAAAGGGTTCATCCACGCCGCCGCCGGCGAAAACGACGCAGCACTGGATGTGCTGGTGCCGGGACTGTGCCAGCTGAGGTTCCGCGACCCTGCAGACCTGCTCCCCCTCGCAGCTGCACTGGTCTCCTACGTGTACGCCCAACGAGGGGACGCCGTTCAGGCTGCCGCGTACCTGGACCTGGCGCCCCGTTTCAGGCACAAGCCGTCCTGGCATGTCGAAAAGATCAGTGAATACTTCCGGACCATTGCCCAGGAAAGCGGGGCGGCCCCACAGCGGCTCACCCAGATGGCTGAAGAGGCGAACCAGCGGGGGAACACCTCCTTTGCGCTGGCCTGCCTTGAAGCGGCTGTGTCTCAGGGGGACCAGCGGGCGGCGGCCGAGTTGGCCGGGGTTGCTGGCGCGGCATCCGGTCGGTGGGCCGAAGCGTTGAAAGCGTATGGCCAGGGCGTGGCCGACGGGGATCCCCGGTTGCTGCTTGAGGCAGCGCAGGGCGCGGCAGCACTTGGCAATCACCGCCTGGCTTACCTGGCAGCCCAACTGGTACGCAAGCAGGGAGGCGCCACGCCGGCGCCCAGCGTGCTTCGCAGTGCCGCTGGTGTTGAAAACAACGCCTATCGTAAACTCCGCCGGGAGCACAGTCTCGAACGGATGCTGGAAGGGCTCAGCGATTTTGAAGCCCGGCTGGTTCACCTGGCAAGAGGGTTCCAGACACGGACCGAAATAGCCGGTGAACTGAATCTGTCAGCCCGTACCGTGGACTGGCATCTGGGAAAGCTGTTCGAAAAGCTGCGTGTGTCCGGGCGGTCCGAGTTGAGAGAGATTCTGGGCTAG
- a CDS encoding LuxR C-terminal-related transcriptional regulator, translated as MQGFASQQLVGRDEEVGAVLDSLRSAELHGALIVAEAGLGKSAVANVVAATLGREMPVHRVHASSALTGIPFGALAPLLPVLSAHDTDSPLAVMRALLERLRPADREGRVLPLVVVDDAHALDEASADLLSQLMVSGTVRMLLLTRSITDIPAGIPALVWSGVISRHHLLPLTDAQVHELCSQVLGGPVLSTTSAELARKSGGNPMFVLALLAETRRTGNLVSRHGVWLLGENVRPPQGRLGDLLKAQLSGLSNEEREAMEIIALAEPVPVGVAFQLGLHRSVDSLTASNLVSVEHEGPRLLRPRHPLYGELVRHMVPAARSARLRQRVLEVLPEHTDSMDGLLRSVAWSLDCGAKVPDDQLLRAAFMANNFFDSNFALRAAREIQDPQLLPAASVQIARAHYQSGNHRAARELVAGTVDASTDLTTAKLGTLLEVQLRQHGESNAEEVHGVRRAWEAAIDRIESSASAEGPADAEMLSDIASSRRGAALLGALIDVAAGSYRTTAAKLTDLLTEARAAGDLEAVLVASALLGDIHTCTGRAETAVNFTREALGIVLRNDHRFLAYYQFVLHRHLSALLWAGYWDEAQNSVHQDLVASSRSFIRIGGSVDLCLAVMDLRRGELRAALPKLAAAIEGLRAHDPEGSLPLALAIAAQISARQGDTGRADELLADAGELTPRGTLTTRVIAAGNRLAAEYARTNDPAFLEELREAAAQAEEQGLVAAEFELRALSMNLGDSTSMNRLLKLSEDVQGPRGRAMSVFARAVLDQDVTALLHIAAEPVDADSEGLRPLALQEALRLAKTSGDRTQVQRVQRSIGKGTDASAARRNASGPPVLTRREKDVAALVIKGYRNAEVAERLYLSVRTVEGHIYRIFEKLGISKRDELTAELMGE; from the coding sequence ATGCAAGGTTTTGCTTCGCAGCAGTTGGTTGGCCGCGATGAGGAGGTTGGCGCAGTCCTGGACAGCCTGCGCTCGGCTGAGCTGCATGGTGCTTTGATTGTGGCCGAAGCAGGGCTGGGCAAGAGCGCCGTGGCTAACGTCGTGGCTGCGACGCTGGGCAGGGAAATGCCCGTGCACCGGGTTCATGCCAGCTCCGCATTGACCGGAATCCCTTTCGGGGCACTGGCGCCCCTGCTTCCCGTCCTCTCAGCCCATGACACGGATTCACCCCTTGCCGTAATGCGGGCCCTGCTTGAACGCCTGCGGCCCGCAGACCGCGAAGGGCGTGTGCTGCCGCTGGTAGTGGTGGATGACGCCCACGCACTGGATGAGGCAAGTGCCGACCTGCTCTCGCAGCTCATGGTCTCCGGCACCGTGCGGATGCTGCTGCTTACCCGGAGCATTACGGACATCCCGGCCGGGATACCCGCACTGGTCTGGAGCGGAGTGATTTCGCGGCACCACCTGCTGCCCCTCACTGACGCCCAGGTCCACGAACTGTGCAGCCAGGTCCTTGGGGGACCGGTCCTCAGCACCACGAGTGCCGAGCTGGCCCGGAAGAGCGGTGGAAACCCGATGTTTGTCCTGGCTCTGCTCGCCGAGACACGGCGGACCGGGAACCTGGTGTCCCGCCACGGCGTGTGGCTGCTGGGAGAAAACGTCCGCCCGCCCCAGGGGCGCCTTGGGGACCTCCTGAAAGCCCAGCTCTCCGGGCTTTCGAACGAAGAGCGGGAAGCCATGGAGATTATTGCGCTGGCGGAACCGGTGCCCGTCGGGGTGGCGTTCCAGCTGGGCCTGCACCGGTCCGTGGACTCCCTGACGGCCTCGAACCTGGTCAGCGTAGAACACGAAGGGCCTCGATTGCTGCGTCCCAGGCACCCGCTGTACGGGGAGCTGGTGCGGCACATGGTTCCTGCGGCGCGCAGCGCGCGCCTGCGGCAGAGGGTGCTCGAGGTCCTGCCGGAGCATACCGACTCCATGGACGGGCTGCTGCGCAGCGTTGCCTGGTCCCTGGACTGCGGCGCAAAGGTTCCCGACGACCAGCTGCTCCGGGCAGCCTTCATGGCCAACAATTTCTTCGACAGCAACTTCGCCCTGCGAGCGGCCCGGGAGATCCAGGATCCGCAGCTGCTGCCGGCGGCCAGCGTCCAGATTGCCCGGGCACACTACCAAAGCGGCAATCACCGGGCAGCCCGGGAGCTCGTCGCCGGCACGGTCGATGCTTCCACGGACCTCACGACCGCCAAACTGGGAACCCTGCTGGAGGTGCAGCTAAGACAGCACGGGGAATCCAACGCGGAGGAAGTCCACGGTGTCCGCCGCGCCTGGGAGGCTGCCATCGACCGCATTGAGTCCAGCGCATCCGCCGAGGGCCCGGCAGACGCCGAAATGCTGTCCGACATCGCCTCCTCACGGCGTGGCGCAGCGCTGCTCGGGGCCCTCATTGATGTCGCAGCGGGGAGTTACCGCACCACCGCCGCCAAGCTAACGGATCTGCTCACCGAGGCGCGTGCAGCAGGCGACCTGGAAGCGGTATTGGTTGCTTCGGCCCTGCTCGGTGACATCCACACCTGTACCGGGCGGGCAGAGACAGCGGTCAACTTCACCCGTGAAGCACTGGGGATCGTGCTGCGAAACGACCACCGTTTCCTGGCTTACTACCAATTCGTCCTGCACCGCCATCTCTCAGCCCTGCTTTGGGCCGGTTACTGGGACGAAGCACAGAACTCGGTGCACCAGGATCTTGTCGCCTCCTCTCGGAGCTTCATCCGGATCGGGGGCTCTGTGGACCTGTGCCTCGCCGTAATGGACCTGCGCCGGGGTGAGCTGCGTGCTGCACTGCCCAAGCTTGCGGCGGCCATCGAGGGCCTGCGGGCACACGATCCTGAGGGAAGCCTTCCCCTGGCCCTCGCGATTGCCGCGCAGATCTCCGCACGGCAGGGCGATACCGGACGGGCAGACGAACTCCTGGCCGACGCCGGAGAGCTGACACCCCGCGGGACCCTGACGACACGCGTCATAGCGGCAGGTAACCGCCTCGCCGCGGAATACGCCCGGACGAATGATCCTGCCTTTCTCGAGGAGCTCCGCGAAGCGGCAGCGCAGGCCGAAGAGCAAGGACTCGTGGCGGCCGAATTCGAGCTGCGGGCACTCAGCATGAATCTCGGCGATTCCACGAGCATGAACCGCCTCCTGAAGTTGAGCGAAGACGTCCAAGGGCCGCGCGGACGTGCCATGAGTGTCTTCGCCAGGGCTGTCCTGGACCAGGACGTTACGGCCCTGTTGCATATCGCCGCGGAGCCCGTCGACGCCGACAGTGAGGGGCTGCGGCCGCTGGCACTCCAGGAAGCACTGAGGCTGGCAAAGACCAGTGGTGACCGTACCCAGGTACAGAGAGTCCAACGGAGCATCGGCAAGGGCACCGACGCTTCTGCTGCCCGCCGCAATGCCTCGGGACCGCCGGTTCTCACCCGCCGCGAGAAGGACGTTGCGGCATTGGTCATCAAGGGATACCGGAACGCTGAAGTGGCGGAGCGGCTGTACTTGTCGGTCCGGACCGTGGAAGGACATATCTACCGGATCTTCGAGAAGCTCGGCATCAGCAAACGTGACGAGCTGACCGCCGAGCTGATGGGGGAGTAG
- a CDS encoding Gfo/Idh/MocA family protein, with protein sequence MPETPLNVAVIGAGYWGPNLARNFHGSTDWRLRAICDLDTERAGRLAASAGGVPVLSSVEELLLDPELDAVAIATPARTHHLIATAALAAGKHVLVEKPLADALVLGEQMVQMAEDAGLILMADHTYCYTPAVLKIRELVAAGELGEILFIDSVRINLGLIQPDVDVFWDLAPHDLSILDFILPGGLKPARVSAHGSDPVGAGTACVGHLVLELETGAMAHIHVNWLSPTKIRQLVIGGSRRTLVWDDLNPQQRLSIYDRGVNLSRDTGEDERSASNISYRLGDTWSPALPEHEALAAMVTEFAASIRTGRPSLTSGSAGVRVLSVLEAATQSQKTGTPVRLLPTRELESAS encoded by the coding sequence TTGCCCGAAACCCCCCTGAACGTCGCAGTCATCGGTGCCGGCTACTGGGGGCCCAACCTGGCACGGAACTTCCACGGCAGCACAGATTGGCGTCTGAGGGCCATCTGCGATCTCGACACCGAGCGGGCCGGGCGCCTGGCAGCCTCAGCGGGAGGGGTGCCGGTGCTTTCCTCAGTTGAGGAACTGCTCCTGGACCCGGAGCTCGACGCCGTGGCCATCGCCACGCCGGCCCGCACCCACCACTTGATCGCTACTGCCGCGCTCGCCGCAGGCAAACACGTCCTGGTGGAGAAGCCCCTGGCCGATGCCCTGGTCCTGGGTGAACAGATGGTGCAGATGGCCGAGGACGCCGGCCTGATCCTGATGGCGGACCACACATACTGCTACACCCCGGCCGTGCTGAAAATCCGGGAACTCGTGGCTGCCGGTGAACTTGGCGAAATCCTCTTCATCGATTCGGTGCGCATCAACCTGGGACTGATCCAGCCCGACGTCGACGTCTTCTGGGACCTTGCACCGCATGACCTCTCCATTCTGGACTTCATCCTGCCGGGCGGCCTGAAGCCGGCACGGGTCTCCGCGCACGGATCCGATCCTGTGGGCGCCGGTACGGCCTGCGTGGGACACCTGGTCCTGGAACTCGAGACCGGCGCCATGGCACACATCCACGTGAACTGGCTCAGCCCTACCAAGATCCGGCAGCTGGTCATCGGCGGAAGCCGCCGCACCCTGGTCTGGGACGACCTCAACCCCCAGCAGAGGCTGAGCATCTATGACCGCGGCGTAAACCTGAGCCGCGACACGGGGGAGGACGAACGTTCCGCGTCCAACATCTCCTACCGGCTGGGCGACACCTGGTCACCGGCCTTGCCCGAACACGAAGCCCTGGCAGCGATGGTCACCGAATTCGCAGCCAGCATCCGGACTGGAAGGCCTTCCCTGACCAGCGGTTCAGCCGGCGTCCGCGTCCTATCGGTGCTCGAAGCCGCTACCCAGAGCCAGAAAACCGGTACCCCCGTCCGGCTCCTCCCCACTCGCGAACTGGAATCCGCCTCATGA
- a CDS encoding NAD-dependent epimerase/dehydratase family protein, with the protein MTQSPSLQGAAALVTGGAGTIGSAIVDQLLAAGAGEVRVLDNLVRGRRANLADALEDPRVSLYEGDIRNRDLVHDLTAGADLVFHQAAIRITQCAEDPRLALEVLADGTFNVLEAAAAHNVGRVVAASSASVYGLAEQFPTPESHHLHSNDTFYGAAKAFNEGMLRSFHAMYGLRYTGLRYFNVYGPRMDVHGVYTEVLVRWMERIADGKPPLIFGSGSQTMDFVYTTDIARANVLAAQQGVPGAIYNVASGTETSLLQLARQLLEVMHSDLDVEFGPEREVNGVSRRLADTTAAQAELGFTAEVPLAKGLAELVEWWLPLRSEIAAGRGSTGV; encoded by the coding sequence ATGACACAGTCCCCATCCCTGCAGGGCGCGGCAGCGCTCGTTACCGGCGGTGCCGGAACCATTGGCTCCGCCATCGTTGACCAGCTCCTGGCGGCCGGCGCCGGAGAGGTGCGCGTTCTGGACAACCTGGTCCGCGGCCGCCGCGCAAACCTTGCCGATGCCCTGGAAGATCCGCGGGTCAGCCTCTACGAAGGCGACATCCGCAACCGTGACCTGGTCCACGACCTCACGGCCGGAGCGGATCTGGTCTTCCACCAGGCGGCAATCCGTATTACCCAGTGCGCCGAAGACCCCCGGCTGGCGCTTGAAGTGCTGGCCGATGGAACCTTCAACGTGCTGGAAGCAGCCGCTGCGCACAACGTGGGAAGGGTCGTGGCAGCCTCCAGCGCCTCCGTCTACGGGCTCGCCGAGCAATTTCCCACCCCCGAGAGCCATCACCTGCACAGCAACGACACTTTCTACGGGGCTGCCAAGGCGTTCAACGAAGGCATGCTGCGCAGCTTCCACGCCATGTACGGACTTCGGTACACGGGGTTGCGGTACTTCAACGTCTACGGGCCGCGCATGGACGTCCACGGGGTCTATACCGAGGTCCTGGTGCGGTGGATGGAGAGGATCGCAGACGGGAAGCCGCCGCTGATTTTCGGCAGCGGATCGCAAACGATGGACTTCGTCTACACCACCGACATCGCGCGGGCCAACGTGCTGGCCGCACAACAGGGAGTCCCCGGGGCGATCTACAACGTTGCCAGCGGAACGGAAACCAGTTTGCTGCAGCTGGCCCGGCAGCTGCTGGAGGTCATGCATTCAGACCTCGACGTCGAGTTCGGCCCTGAACGTGAGGTCAACGGCGTCAGCAGGCGGCTGGCTGACACAACGGCTGCGCAGGCCGAGCTGGGCTTCACAGCGGAAGTGCCCCTGGCCAAAGGCCTGGCTGAGCTTGTGGAGTGGTGGCTTCCGCTGCGCTCGGAGATCGCGGCCGGACGGGGGAGCACAGGAGTATGA
- a CDS encoding DegT/DnrJ/EryC1/StrS family aminotransferase produces MKPWLGPEEIAAVSEVISSGWIAQGPRTAQFEAAFAARMEAGHAVAASSCTTALHLALVVADIGPGDDVVVPSFSFIATANAPTYVGARPVFADVDPVTGNLTAETVRAALTPATRAVIAVDQGGVPVDLVPLRALCDPLGITVLEDAACAAGTRYAGAPAGAGAEIAAWSFHPRKILTTGEGGMVTTSRPEWAARARTLREHAMSLSAAERSASILAPSESYTEVGYNYRMTDLQAAVGLVQLDRLDAVVRRRRELAAGYAKAFAEIEGLRAVTDPPWGESNFQSYWIEVLPDFGTDRNGVLEALAGEGISARRGIMASHLEPAYRDRDTGAASLEVTERLSASTLILPLFHEMTESEQARVIEAVAGSRKP; encoded by the coding sequence ATGAAACCGTGGCTCGGTCCGGAGGAAATCGCTGCGGTGAGCGAGGTCATTTCCTCCGGCTGGATCGCGCAGGGACCGCGTACCGCACAGTTTGAGGCAGCCTTTGCCGCGCGGATGGAGGCGGGCCATGCGGTCGCTGCGTCCAGCTGCACGACGGCGCTGCACCTGGCCCTGGTGGTGGCGGACATTGGACCCGGGGACGACGTCGTCGTGCCTTCCTTTTCCTTCATCGCCACGGCTAACGCACCCACGTATGTGGGCGCCCGGCCGGTATTTGCCGATGTGGACCCGGTGACCGGCAACCTGACCGCGGAAACAGTCCGGGCTGCGCTTACCCCGGCAACCCGTGCGGTCATCGCGGTTGACCAGGGCGGCGTGCCGGTGGACCTCGTCCCGCTGCGGGCACTGTGCGATCCGCTGGGCATCACGGTCCTGGAAGACGCTGCCTGCGCCGCCGGAACCCGTTACGCCGGTGCGCCGGCCGGGGCGGGAGCCGAAATCGCGGCCTGGTCATTCCACCCGCGGAAAATCCTCACTACCGGCGAGGGCGGCATGGTCACCACGTCGCGGCCTGAGTGGGCAGCGCGCGCCCGGACCCTTCGTGAACACGCGATGAGCCTCTCCGCTGCCGAACGCAGCGCCAGCATCCTGGCTCCCTCCGAGTCCTACACGGAAGTTGGCTACAACTACCGCATGACTGACCTGCAGGCCGCTGTGGGACTGGTCCAGCTGGACCGGCTCGACGCAGTGGTGCGGCGCCGGCGGGAACTGGCTGCCGGTTATGCCAAGGCGTTCGCTGAGATCGAGGGACTCCGCGCTGTCACCGATCCGCCGTGGGGAGAATCGAACTTCCAGTCGTACTGGATCGAGGTCCTGCCGGATTTCGGCACAGACCGCAACGGCGTGTTGGAGGCGCTGGCCGGTGAGGGCATTTCGGCCCGCCGCGGCATCATGGCCTCCCACCTGGAACCGGCCTACCGGGACCGCGATACCGGCGCTGCTTCCCTGGAAGTCACCGAACGGCTCAGCGCCAGCACCTTGATCCTGCCGCTGTTCCACGAGATGACCGAGTCAGAGCAGGCGCGGGTCATCGAGGCCGTTGCCGGCAGCCGGAAGCCATGA
- a CDS encoding acetyltransferase — MNMPALLILAAGGLAREVLASLRLTGDYRIFGFLDDNQALHGTLVEGVPVLGAIEDAVSYPRCRFIICAGSGAARRQIVETLAKAGIGEERFATFVDPAVHLPESCTVGRGSILLAGTVLTASVSVGRHVAVMPNCTLTHDDIIEDYATLTAGICLGGGVRVGTGAYVGMGATVRQGVHIGAGAVVGMGAVVLQDLPAGQTWAGVPARELQPPENTLASVMAGLPDDDRTDPE, encoded by the coding sequence ATGAACATGCCCGCGCTGCTGATCCTGGCCGCCGGGGGATTGGCCCGGGAGGTACTGGCCTCGCTGCGGCTGACCGGGGATTACCGGATCTTCGGGTTCCTGGATGACAACCAGGCCCTGCACGGGACCCTGGTCGAAGGGGTTCCGGTACTCGGCGCAATTGAAGACGCCGTCAGCTATCCGCGCTGCCGGTTCATCATCTGCGCAGGCTCCGGTGCGGCCCGGCGGCAGATCGTCGAGACCCTGGCCAAAGCAGGAATCGGTGAGGAACGGTTCGCCACCTTCGTGGATCCCGCAGTGCACCTTCCCGAGAGCTGCACCGTGGGAAGGGGCAGCATCCTGCTGGCCGGAACGGTCCTGACAGCCAGTGTGTCCGTGGGCAGGCACGTTGCGGTGATGCCGAACTGCACGCTCACGCACGACGACATCATCGAGGACTACGCGACCCTGACTGCGGGAATCTGCCTGGGAGGCGGCGTTCGGGTCGGCACCGGCGCCTACGTAGGAATGGGCGCAACAGTCCGGCAGGGTGTGCACATCGGAGCCGGTGCCGTGGTCGGCATGGGCGCTGTGGTGCTGCAGGACCTCCCCGCGGGCCAAACCTGGGCCGGGGTTCCGGCCAGGGAACTGCAGCCCCCAGAGAACACCCTCGCCTCAGTGATGGCCGGCTTGCCCGACGACGACAGGACTGACCCGGAATGA
- a CDS encoding DegT/DnrJ/EryC1/StrS family aminotransferase, producing MKTTPAMRVPLVDLAAQHAEVDEEIQAGLKDVFARTAFIGGTHVDEFEESYAQWLGSRHCIGVGNGTDALELALRACGVEPGSEVILPANTFIATAEVVSRMGGRPVLADVDPKHLLIDPQSVQQAAGPNTQALMPVHLFGQTAPVEQLEATARRFGSVMIEDAAQSQGAERFGRRAGTLGDAAGTSFYPGKNLGAAGDAGAVLTSSAVIADRVRLLSDHGSKVKYLHEVPGMNSRLDAVQAVVLSAKLARLDAWNERRRAAASYYGELLSGIAGLVLPATAEGNTDVWHIYAVRVPAAERNRVLEALTGAGIAAAIHYPVPVHLTAAYAHLGYGPGDFPVSEDAAARLISLPIYPHLERDQQEYVAATLAEALR from the coding sequence ATGAAAACCACCCCAGCCATGCGGGTACCGCTTGTGGACCTGGCCGCCCAGCACGCAGAAGTTGACGAGGAAATCCAGGCCGGACTGAAGGACGTCTTCGCCCGGACCGCTTTCATCGGCGGCACCCACGTCGACGAATTCGAAGAATCGTACGCACAGTGGCTGGGAAGCCGGCACTGCATCGGCGTCGGCAACGGCACCGACGCCCTGGAACTGGCACTGCGTGCCTGCGGTGTGGAACCGGGCTCGGAAGTCATCCTGCCGGCCAACACGTTCATTGCCACCGCCGAAGTCGTTTCCCGCATGGGCGGCCGTCCGGTGCTGGCCGACGTAGACCCGAAGCACCTCTTGATCGATCCGCAGAGCGTGCAGCAGGCGGCAGGGCCAAACACCCAGGCCCTGATGCCCGTGCACCTGTTCGGCCAGACGGCCCCGGTAGAGCAGCTCGAAGCGACGGCCCGCCGCTTCGGCTCCGTAATGATCGAAGACGCCGCCCAATCCCAGGGCGCCGAGCGGTTCGGCCGCCGCGCCGGTACCCTCGGGGACGCTGCCGGGACCAGCTTCTATCCGGGCAAGAACCTGGGCGCAGCCGGTGACGCCGGAGCGGTCCTGACCTCCAGCGCCGTCATAGCCGACCGGGTTCGTCTCCTGTCGGACCACGGCAGCAAGGTTAAGTACCTGCACGAGGTTCCCGGAATGAACTCCCGCCTGGACGCCGTGCAGGCGGTTGTCCTCAGCGCCAAGCTGGCCAGGCTCGACGCCTGGAACGAACGCCGCCGGGCCGCTGCTTCCTACTACGGCGAACTGCTTTCCGGGATAGCTGGGCTGGTGCTTCCGGCCACCGCCGAAGGCAACACCGATGTCTGGCACATTTATGCGGTCCGGGTGCCTGCAGCCGAACGCAACCGGGTGCTGGAAGCCCTCACCGGCGCTGGCATCGCTGCCGCCATCCACTACCCGGTCCCTGTCCACCTGACCGCCGCGTATGCGCACCTCGGTTACGGTCCCGGCGACTTCCCGGTCAGCGAAGACGCCGCCGCACGATTAATCTCCCTGCCCATCTACCCGCACCTGGAACGGGACCAGCAGGAGTACGTGGCTGCGACCCTTGCGGAGGCTTTGCGGTGA